The following are from one region of the Heptranchias perlo isolate sHepPer1 chromosome 24, sHepPer1.hap1, whole genome shotgun sequence genome:
- the tmcc3 gene encoding transmembrane and coiled-coil domain protein 3 isoform X4, producing the protein MSSLSLPGNMRRGGSDTNLNLSVTDGLLDFQRDRLTADQLKQKVLKITEQLRIEQAVRDENVAEYLKLVNNADKQQSRRIKQVFEKKNQKSAQSIAQLQKKFDHYHRKLKEVEQNGPRNSKEALRGSQQNVREVSGSARSGNGPVGGPSPEGGKGVSGVTLTPPAIVFNKPREIANLIRNKFGSADNIAHLKNSMEDFRRDGGSRALSGSAMLVSKAKYMSDDECSSGSVSGDSNGNSDFGAAGTVSPKSSSLERQQSKLCAILDELREIKEAQSQLSEEIKNLKIQFNRDYSIITQTLQEEHYRSENLEYQLNNLTELHQHETIDLKQELASIEEKVAYQSYERARDIQEALESCQTRLATLELHQQQQQVVQIENANAKVLLGKCINVFLAIMTVILVCVSTIAKFSIPLMKSRLNIVCTLCAVILVFIFWKKWDQIQCLTDHIFISR; encoded by the exons ATGAGCAGCCTCAGTTTGCCGGGGAACATGAGGCGAGGGGGTTCGGACACAAACCTAAATCTTAGTGTGACGGACGGCCTGCTGGACTTTCAACGGGACAGACTGACCGCTGACCAGCTGAAGCAGAAGGTCCTGAAGATCACTGAGCAGTTGAGGATCGAGCAAGCGGTGCGGGACGAGAACGTGGCCGAGTACCTCAAGCTGGTAAACAACGCTGACAAGCAGCAGTCACGGCGCATCAAGCAGGTCTTCGAGAAGAAGAACCAGaagtcggcccaaagcatcgcCCAACTGCAGAAGAAGTTCGACCACTACCACAGGAAgctgaaggaggtggagcagaacgGGCCGAGGAATTCCAAGGAGGCGCTGAGGGGCTCACAGCAGAACGTGAGGGAGGTGAGCGGCAGCGCGCGGTCTGGGAACGGCCCCGTCGGAGGCCCGAGCCCGGAGGGCGGGAAGGGTGTATCGGGGGTGACCCTGACGCCCCCCGCCATCGTCTTCAACAAGCCGCGGGAGATCGCCAACCTGATCCGCAACAAGTTCGGCAGCGCCGACAACATCGCGCACCTGAAAAATTCCATGGAGGATTTCCGGAGGGACGGTGGGTCCAGGGCCTTGAGCGGGAGTGCCATGCTGGTGTCCAAGGCAAAGTACATGAGTGACGACGAGTGCTCCAGCGGGAGCGTCTCTGGAGACAGCAACGGTAACTCCGACTTCGGGGCGGCAGGGACGGTGAGCCCAAAATCGAGCTCGCTCGAGAGACAGCAGAGCAAGCTGTGCGCCATCTTGGACGAGCTGAGAGAGATTAAGGAAGCACAATCCCAGCTGTCGGAGGAGATAAAGAACTTAAAGATTCAGTTCAACAGAGACTATAGCATCATCACACAAACATTACAAGAGGAGCACTACAG GTCGGAAAATTTGGAATACCAGCTGAACAATCTCACCGAACTTCATCAGCACGAGACGATTGATCTAAAACAAGAGCTGGCCAGCATTGAGGAAAAAGTAGCTTACCAATCGTACGAGCGAGCCCGTGACATTCAG GAAGCTCTAGAATCGTGCCAGACGAGACTTGCCACCTTGGAGTTacatcaacagcagcagcaagTGGTGCAGATCGAAAACGCTAATGCCAAGGTGCTCCTGGGAAAATGTATCAACGTCTTTCTGGCCATCATGACCGTCATCCTCGTCTGTGTCTCTACCATTGCCAAGTTCAGTATCCCTCTAATGAAGAGCCGTTTAAAcattgtttgtacgctctgcgCAGTGATACTCGTTTTCATCTTTTGGAAGAAATGGGATCAGATTCAGTGTCTTACAGACCATATTTTTATAAGCAGGTGA
- the tmcc3 gene encoding transmembrane and coiled-coil domain protein 3 isoform X3 — translation MRRYLPPNIIIKQADRTEMSSLSLPGNMRRGGSDTNLNLSVTDGLLDFQRDRLTADQLKQKVLKITEQLRIEQAVRDENVAEYLKLVNNADKQQSRRIKQVFEKKNQKSAQSIAQLQKKFDHYHRKLKEVEQNGPRNSKEALRGSQQNVREVSGSARSGNGPVGGPSPEGGKGVSGVTLTPPAIVFNKPREIANLIRNKFGSADNIAHLKNSMEDFRRDGGSRALSGSAMLVSKAKYMSDDECSSGSVSGDSNGNSDFGAAGTVSPKSSSLERQQSKLCAILDELREIKEAQSQLSEEIKNLKIQFNRDYSIITQTLQEEHYRSENLEYQLNNLTELHQHETIDLKQELASIEEKVAYQSYERARDIQEALESCQTRLATLELHQQQQQVVQIENANAKVLLGKCINVFLAIMTVILVCVSTIAKFSIPLMKSRLNIVCTLCAVILVFIFWKKWDQIQCLTDHIFISR, via the exons GCTGATCGGACAGAAATGAGCAGCCTCAGTTTGCCGGGGAACATGAGGCGAGGGGGTTCGGACACAAACCTAAATCTTAGTGTGACGGACGGCCTGCTGGACTTTCAACGGGACAGACTGACCGCTGACCAGCTGAAGCAGAAGGTCCTGAAGATCACTGAGCAGTTGAGGATCGAGCAAGCGGTGCGGGACGAGAACGTGGCCGAGTACCTCAAGCTGGTAAACAACGCTGACAAGCAGCAGTCACGGCGCATCAAGCAGGTCTTCGAGAAGAAGAACCAGaagtcggcccaaagcatcgcCCAACTGCAGAAGAAGTTCGACCACTACCACAGGAAgctgaaggaggtggagcagaacgGGCCGAGGAATTCCAAGGAGGCGCTGAGGGGCTCACAGCAGAACGTGAGGGAGGTGAGCGGCAGCGCGCGGTCTGGGAACGGCCCCGTCGGAGGCCCGAGCCCGGAGGGCGGGAAGGGTGTATCGGGGGTGACCCTGACGCCCCCCGCCATCGTCTTCAACAAGCCGCGGGAGATCGCCAACCTGATCCGCAACAAGTTCGGCAGCGCCGACAACATCGCGCACCTGAAAAATTCCATGGAGGATTTCCGGAGGGACGGTGGGTCCAGGGCCTTGAGCGGGAGTGCCATGCTGGTGTCCAAGGCAAAGTACATGAGTGACGACGAGTGCTCCAGCGGGAGCGTCTCTGGAGACAGCAACGGTAACTCCGACTTCGGGGCGGCAGGGACGGTGAGCCCAAAATCGAGCTCGCTCGAGAGACAGCAGAGCAAGCTGTGCGCCATCTTGGACGAGCTGAGAGAGATTAAGGAAGCACAATCCCAGCTGTCGGAGGAGATAAAGAACTTAAAGATTCAGTTCAACAGAGACTATAGCATCATCACACAAACATTACAAGAGGAGCACTACAG GTCGGAAAATTTGGAATACCAGCTGAACAATCTCACCGAACTTCATCAGCACGAGACGATTGATCTAAAACAAGAGCTGGCCAGCATTGAGGAAAAAGTAGCTTACCAATCGTACGAGCGAGCCCGTGACATTCAG GAAGCTCTAGAATCGTGCCAGACGAGACTTGCCACCTTGGAGTTacatcaacagcagcagcaagTGGTGCAGATCGAAAACGCTAATGCCAAGGTGCTCCTGGGAAAATGTATCAACGTCTTTCTGGCCATCATGACCGTCATCCTCGTCTGTGTCTCTACCATTGCCAAGTTCAGTATCCCTCTAATGAAGAGCCGTTTAAAcattgtttgtacgctctgcgCAGTGATACTCGTTTTCATCTTTTGGAAGAAATGGGATCAGATTCAGTGTCTTACAGACCATATTTTTATAAGCAGGTGA
- the tmcc3 gene encoding transmembrane and coiled-coil domain protein 3 isoform X1, with protein sequence MPNTDSAFAVHPTLPGPDNQSYRKKIMADRTEMSSLSLPGNMRRGGSDTNLNLSVTDGLLDFQRDRLTADQLKQKVLKITEQLRIEQAVRDENVAEYLKLVNNADKQQSRRIKQVFEKKNQKSAQSIAQLQKKFDHYHRKLKEVEQNGPRNSKEALRGSQQNVREVSGSARSGNGPVGGPSPEGGKGVSGVTLTPPAIVFNKPREIANLIRNKFGSADNIAHLKNSMEDFRRDGGSRALSGSAMLVSKAKYMSDDECSSGSVSGDSNGNSDFGAAGTVSPKSSSLERQQSKLCAILDELREIKEAQSQLSEEIKNLKIQFNRDYSIITQTLQEEHYRSENLEYQLNNLTELHQHETIDLKQELASIEEKVAYQSYERARDIQEALESCQTRLATLELHQQQQQVVQIENANAKVLLGKCINVFLAIMTVILVCVSTIAKFSIPLMKSRLNIVCTLCAVILVFIFWKKWDQIQCLTDHIFISR encoded by the exons GCTGATCGGACAGAAATGAGCAGCCTCAGTTTGCCGGGGAACATGAGGCGAGGGGGTTCGGACACAAACCTAAATCTTAGTGTGACGGACGGCCTGCTGGACTTTCAACGGGACAGACTGACCGCTGACCAGCTGAAGCAGAAGGTCCTGAAGATCACTGAGCAGTTGAGGATCGAGCAAGCGGTGCGGGACGAGAACGTGGCCGAGTACCTCAAGCTGGTAAACAACGCTGACAAGCAGCAGTCACGGCGCATCAAGCAGGTCTTCGAGAAGAAGAACCAGaagtcggcccaaagcatcgcCCAACTGCAGAAGAAGTTCGACCACTACCACAGGAAgctgaaggaggtggagcagaacgGGCCGAGGAATTCCAAGGAGGCGCTGAGGGGCTCACAGCAGAACGTGAGGGAGGTGAGCGGCAGCGCGCGGTCTGGGAACGGCCCCGTCGGAGGCCCGAGCCCGGAGGGCGGGAAGGGTGTATCGGGGGTGACCCTGACGCCCCCCGCCATCGTCTTCAACAAGCCGCGGGAGATCGCCAACCTGATCCGCAACAAGTTCGGCAGCGCCGACAACATCGCGCACCTGAAAAATTCCATGGAGGATTTCCGGAGGGACGGTGGGTCCAGGGCCTTGAGCGGGAGTGCCATGCTGGTGTCCAAGGCAAAGTACATGAGTGACGACGAGTGCTCCAGCGGGAGCGTCTCTGGAGACAGCAACGGTAACTCCGACTTCGGGGCGGCAGGGACGGTGAGCCCAAAATCGAGCTCGCTCGAGAGACAGCAGAGCAAGCTGTGCGCCATCTTGGACGAGCTGAGAGAGATTAAGGAAGCACAATCCCAGCTGTCGGAGGAGATAAAGAACTTAAAGATTCAGTTCAACAGAGACTATAGCATCATCACACAAACATTACAAGAGGAGCACTACAG GTCGGAAAATTTGGAATACCAGCTGAACAATCTCACCGAACTTCATCAGCACGAGACGATTGATCTAAAACAAGAGCTGGCCAGCATTGAGGAAAAAGTAGCTTACCAATCGTACGAGCGAGCCCGTGACATTCAG GAAGCTCTAGAATCGTGCCAGACGAGACTTGCCACCTTGGAGTTacatcaacagcagcagcaagTGGTGCAGATCGAAAACGCTAATGCCAAGGTGCTCCTGGGAAAATGTATCAACGTCTTTCTGGCCATCATGACCGTCATCCTCGTCTGTGTCTCTACCATTGCCAAGTTCAGTATCCCTCTAATGAAGAGCCGTTTAAAcattgtttgtacgctctgcgCAGTGATACTCGTTTTCATCTTTTGGAAGAAATGGGATCAGATTCAGTGTCTTACAGACCATATTTTTATAAGCAGGTGA
- the tmcc3 gene encoding transmembrane and coiled-coil domain protein 3 isoform X2, with the protein MKTPLSSMFSNSDQADRTEMSSLSLPGNMRRGGSDTNLNLSVTDGLLDFQRDRLTADQLKQKVLKITEQLRIEQAVRDENVAEYLKLVNNADKQQSRRIKQVFEKKNQKSAQSIAQLQKKFDHYHRKLKEVEQNGPRNSKEALRGSQQNVREVSGSARSGNGPVGGPSPEGGKGVSGVTLTPPAIVFNKPREIANLIRNKFGSADNIAHLKNSMEDFRRDGGSRALSGSAMLVSKAKYMSDDECSSGSVSGDSNGNSDFGAAGTVSPKSSSLERQQSKLCAILDELREIKEAQSQLSEEIKNLKIQFNRDYSIITQTLQEEHYRSENLEYQLNNLTELHQHETIDLKQELASIEEKVAYQSYERARDIQEALESCQTRLATLELHQQQQQVVQIENANAKVLLGKCINVFLAIMTVILVCVSTIAKFSIPLMKSRLNIVCTLCAVILVFIFWKKWDQIQCLTDHIFISR; encoded by the exons GCTGATCGGACAGAAATGAGCAGCCTCAGTTTGCCGGGGAACATGAGGCGAGGGGGTTCGGACACAAACCTAAATCTTAGTGTGACGGACGGCCTGCTGGACTTTCAACGGGACAGACTGACCGCTGACCAGCTGAAGCAGAAGGTCCTGAAGATCACTGAGCAGTTGAGGATCGAGCAAGCGGTGCGGGACGAGAACGTGGCCGAGTACCTCAAGCTGGTAAACAACGCTGACAAGCAGCAGTCACGGCGCATCAAGCAGGTCTTCGAGAAGAAGAACCAGaagtcggcccaaagcatcgcCCAACTGCAGAAGAAGTTCGACCACTACCACAGGAAgctgaaggaggtggagcagaacgGGCCGAGGAATTCCAAGGAGGCGCTGAGGGGCTCACAGCAGAACGTGAGGGAGGTGAGCGGCAGCGCGCGGTCTGGGAACGGCCCCGTCGGAGGCCCGAGCCCGGAGGGCGGGAAGGGTGTATCGGGGGTGACCCTGACGCCCCCCGCCATCGTCTTCAACAAGCCGCGGGAGATCGCCAACCTGATCCGCAACAAGTTCGGCAGCGCCGACAACATCGCGCACCTGAAAAATTCCATGGAGGATTTCCGGAGGGACGGTGGGTCCAGGGCCTTGAGCGGGAGTGCCATGCTGGTGTCCAAGGCAAAGTACATGAGTGACGACGAGTGCTCCAGCGGGAGCGTCTCTGGAGACAGCAACGGTAACTCCGACTTCGGGGCGGCAGGGACGGTGAGCCCAAAATCGAGCTCGCTCGAGAGACAGCAGAGCAAGCTGTGCGCCATCTTGGACGAGCTGAGAGAGATTAAGGAAGCACAATCCCAGCTGTCGGAGGAGATAAAGAACTTAAAGATTCAGTTCAACAGAGACTATAGCATCATCACACAAACATTACAAGAGGAGCACTACAG GTCGGAAAATTTGGAATACCAGCTGAACAATCTCACCGAACTTCATCAGCACGAGACGATTGATCTAAAACAAGAGCTGGCCAGCATTGAGGAAAAAGTAGCTTACCAATCGTACGAGCGAGCCCGTGACATTCAG GAAGCTCTAGAATCGTGCCAGACGAGACTTGCCACCTTGGAGTTacatcaacagcagcagcaagTGGTGCAGATCGAAAACGCTAATGCCAAGGTGCTCCTGGGAAAATGTATCAACGTCTTTCTGGCCATCATGACCGTCATCCTCGTCTGTGTCTCTACCATTGCCAAGTTCAGTATCCCTCTAATGAAGAGCCGTTTAAAcattgtttgtacgctctgcgCAGTGATACTCGTTTTCATCTTTTGGAAGAAATGGGATCAGATTCAGTGTCTTACAGACCATATTTTTATAAGCAGGTGA